One genomic segment of Caldimonas brevitalea includes these proteins:
- a CDS encoding CheR family methyltransferase encodes MSAVLPSPLVPLPTAAPAGGGDRNPEFSFGAADFERVRQLIYQRAGISLHAGKQAMVYSRLSRRLRETGHRSFSDYLQWLERAVGGQAEAEWQEFVNCLTTNLTAFFREEHHFGVLAEALRKHGAGKPLRIWCNAASTGEEPYSIAMTVADTLGLQAPVKILASDIDTKVLATAGRGVYADDSRGLSPDLLKRHFLRGTGRNAGSIRVKPELAAMIEFRSFNLMSTSWSLGEAFDIVFCRNVMIYFDAATQRRVLERIHGVMKPQGLLFVGHSENFTDSRDLFQLRGKTVYQRA; translated from the coding sequence ATGAGTGCTGTTCTGCCATCTCCCCTCGTGCCGCTGCCGACCGCCGCTCCTGCCGGTGGTGGTGATCGGAACCCGGAATTCAGTTTTGGGGCCGCCGATTTCGAACGCGTGCGGCAGCTGATCTATCAGCGCGCCGGCATCAGCCTGCATGCCGGCAAGCAAGCGATGGTGTACAGCCGCTTGTCGCGGCGATTGCGCGAAACGGGCCACCGCTCGTTCTCGGACTATCTGCAATGGCTCGAGCGCGCGGTGGGCGGGCAGGCCGAGGCCGAATGGCAGGAGTTCGTGAACTGCCTGACCACCAACCTCACCGCCTTCTTCCGTGAAGAGCACCATTTCGGCGTGCTGGCCGAGGCGCTGCGCAAGCACGGCGCGGGCAAGCCCTTGCGCATCTGGTGCAACGCCGCGTCCACCGGCGAAGAGCCGTACTCGATCGCGATGACGGTGGCCGACACCCTGGGCCTGCAGGCGCCGGTCAAGATCCTGGCCAGCGACATCGACACCAAGGTGCTGGCAACTGCCGGCCGCGGCGTCTATGCAGACGACTCGCGCGGGCTCTCGCCGGATCTGCTGAAGCGGCACTTCCTGCGTGGCACCGGCCGCAATGCCGGCTCCATCCGGGTCAAGCCCGAACTGGCCGCCATGATCGAGTTCCGCAGCTTCAACCTGATGAGCACGAGCTGGTCGCTGGGCGAGGCCTTCGACATCGTGTTCTGCCGCAACGTGATGATCTACTTCGACGCCGCCACGCAACGGCGCGTGCTCGAACGTATCCACGGCGTGATGAAGCCGCAAGGTCTGCTGTTCGTGGGCCACTCCGAGAACTTCACCGATTCGCGGGACCTGTTCCAGTTGCGCGGCAAGACGGTGTATCAGCGCGCCTGA
- the cheD gene encoding chemoreceptor glutamine deamidase CheD gives MVDSPTLRTSFTGTAGAPAGSRLEKLKSHPRKPGEASFFFYDAHFKNDAVKVLPGEYFVHDEDLVIMTTLGSCIAACLWDRNAKVGGMNHFMLPDSGGAQDGGRYGSYAMELLINELMKRGASRSTLEAKVFGGGQVIAGMNTINVGQRNTEFVTNYLKTEHIPIVSKDVLEIYPRKVCFFPASGKAMVKRLAAANPEALLAQDRAASQRVVPPSSGAGSIDLF, from the coding sequence ATGGTCGACAGCCCCACCCTCAGAACCAGCTTCACCGGCACCGCGGGAGCCCCCGCCGGCTCGCGGCTGGAGAAACTGAAGAGTCACCCGCGCAAGCCCGGTGAAGCGTCCTTCTTTTTCTACGACGCCCATTTCAAGAACGACGCCGTCAAGGTGCTGCCGGGCGAGTATTTCGTCCACGACGAAGACCTGGTCATCATGACCACGCTCGGCTCTTGCATCGCCGCCTGTCTGTGGGACCGCAACGCCAAGGTCGGCGGCATGAACCACTTCATGCTGCCCGACAGCGGCGGCGCGCAGGACGGCGGCCGCTACGGCTCGTATGCGATGGAGCTGCTGATCAACGAACTGATGAAGCGCGGCGCGAGCCGCAGCACGCTGGAAGCCAAGGTGTTCGGCGGCGGCCAGGTGATCGCCGGCATGAACACGATCAACGTCGGTCAACGCAACACCGAGTTCGTCACCAACTACTTGAAGACGGAACACATTCCCATCGTGTCGAAAGACGTGCTGGAGATCTACCCGCGCAAGGTCTGCTTCTTCCCTGCCAGCGGCAAAGCGATGGTCAAGCGCCTCGCCGCCGCCAATCCGGAAGCGCTGCTGGCGCAGGACCGCGCCGCCAGCCAACGTGTCGTGCCGCCGTCCAGCGGCGCCGGCTCGATCGACCTGTTCTGA
- a CDS encoding protein-glutamate methylesterase/protein-glutamine glutaminase, whose product MSKIRTVVVDDSALVRSLLTEIINRQPDMICIGAASDPYVAREMIRNLNPDVITLDVEMPRMDGIDFLSKLMRLRPMPVVMVSTLTERGADVTLRALELGAVDFVAKPKIGISNGLQQLAQEITDKIRIAAKAQVRKLHTPAAGESGDAAPPRVVHNIGRLSTEKLIFIGASTGGTEATREVLVNLPADSPAVVITQHMPPGFTRSYATRLDGLCKIAVKEAVDGERVLPGHAYIAPGGHHLSVERSGANYIARVQDGEPVNRHKPSVEVLFKSAARVVGPNAIGLMLTGMGADGAKAMKEMRDAGAYNYAQDEASCVVFGMPREAILHGAVHEVLPLSQIAPQLIERLRSTSGLSLNRV is encoded by the coding sequence ATGTCCAAGATCCGCACCGTGGTGGTCGACGACTCGGCCCTGGTCCGCAGCCTGCTGACCGAAATCATCAACCGCCAGCCCGACATGATCTGCATCGGCGCGGCGAGCGACCCTTATGTCGCGCGGGAGATGATCCGCAACCTGAACCCAGACGTCATCACGCTCGACGTCGAAATGCCCCGCATGGACGGCATCGATTTCTTGTCGAAGTTGATGCGGCTGCGCCCGATGCCGGTGGTGATGGTGTCGACGCTGACCGAGCGTGGCGCCGACGTCACGCTGCGCGCATTGGAGCTGGGCGCGGTTGACTTCGTCGCCAAGCCCAAGATCGGCATTTCCAACGGCCTGCAGCAGCTGGCACAGGAAATCACCGACAAGATCCGCATCGCGGCCAAGGCACAGGTGCGCAAGCTGCACACGCCGGCCGCCGGCGAGTCGGGCGATGCGGCGCCGCCCCGCGTCGTGCACAACATCGGCCGGCTGTCGACCGAGAAGCTGATCTTCATCGGCGCCTCCACCGGCGGCACCGAAGCCACCCGTGAAGTGCTCGTGAACCTGCCGGCGGATTCGCCTGCCGTGGTGATCACGCAGCACATGCCGCCCGGCTTCACCCGCAGCTACGCGACCCGGCTCGACGGGCTGTGCAAGATCGCCGTGAAAGAGGCGGTCGACGGCGAGCGGGTGCTGCCCGGTCACGCCTACATCGCGCCCGGCGGCCATCATTTGAGCGTCGAGCGCAGCGGCGCGAACTACATCGCCCGTGTGCAGGACGGCGAGCCGGTGAACCGGCACAAGCCATCGGTCGAGGTGCTGTTCAAGTCGGCCGCCCGGGTCGTCGGGCCGAACGCGATCGGCCTGATGCTGACCGGCATGGGCGCCGACGGTGCCAAGGCGATGAAGGAAATGCGCGACGCGGGCGCCTACAACTATGCGCAGGACGAGGCGAGCTGCGTGGTGTTCGGCATGCCGCGCGAGGCCATCCTGCACGGCGCCGTGCACGAAGTGCTGCCGCTCTCGCAGATTGCACCGCAGCTGATCGAAAGGCTGCGCAGCACCTCGGGCTTGAGCCTGAATCGAGTCTGA
- a CDS encoding response regulator — protein MSAASPSLPSLSASQTGGEPLRVLVAEDDRVQQLLLSTHLEANGCVVDIAEDGQDALEMWQAHHHRLVITDCRMPRMDGYEFARALRAHPGGAQVRLIGTSADSEDAPLALAAGMECLLQKPVPGAQIAALCAKLRGT, from the coding sequence GTGTCTGCCGCTTCCCCTTCACTGCCCAGTTTGTCTGCGTCGCAAACCGGCGGGGAACCCTTGCGTGTGCTCGTGGCGGAAGACGACCGGGTGCAGCAGCTGCTGTTGTCCACCCATCTCGAGGCCAATGGCTGTGTGGTCGACATCGCCGAAGACGGGCAAGACGCCCTGGAGATGTGGCAGGCCCACCACCATCGTTTGGTCATCACCGACTGCCGTATGCCGCGCATGGACGGTTATGAATTCGCCCGCGCTTTGCGAGCCCATCCGGGTGGGGCACAGGTGCGGCTGATCGGCACCAGTGCCGACAGCGAAGACGCGCCGCTGGCGTTGGCGGCCGGTATGGAGTGTCTGCTGCAGAAACCCGTACCCGGCGCCCAGATCGCCGCCTTGTGCGCCAAGTTGCGCGGGACCTGA
- the hemW gene encoding radical SAM family heme chaperone HemW has translation MAETHDLQARYLRPGTLQLTALPPLSLYVHLPWCLKKCPYCDFNSHEWRDGGTPPEAHYLDALRADLEAALPLVWGRRVHSIFIGGGTPSLFSPESIDRLLADVRARLPLEAGCEITLEANPGTFERDRFRGFRQAGVSRLSIGVQSFDDDKLKALGRVHDRAQARAAIEEAQQNFDTFNLDLMYALPGQTLAQCEADLREALAFAPPHLSVYHLTLEPNTYFAKFPPVVPDDDTASDMLDLITRLTGEAGMSRYEVSAYAKPGHACEHNLNYWRFGDYLGIGAGAHSKLSFPHRVIRQVRFREPARYMDAALAGSAVAQDDEVPRRELPFEFMLNALRLREGFELPRFTERTGLPLSAIQGGLDEAERRGLIEREGNSVRPSERGFDFLSDLQALFLADR, from the coding sequence TTGGCTGAGACCCACGATCTGCAGGCACGCTATCTGCGGCCCGGCACGCTGCAGCTGACGGCCTTGCCGCCGTTGTCGCTGTACGTGCACTTGCCCTGGTGCCTCAAGAAGTGCCCGTACTGCGACTTCAATTCGCACGAGTGGCGCGACGGCGGCACGCCCCCCGAGGCGCACTATCTCGACGCCTTGCGCGCCGACCTCGAGGCGGCGCTGCCGCTGGTGTGGGGACGCCGCGTGCACAGCATCTTCATCGGCGGCGGCACGCCGAGCTTGTTTTCGCCTGAAAGCATCGACCGGCTGTTGGCCGACGTGCGGGCTCGGTTGCCACTCGAAGCGGGCTGTGAAATCACGTTGGAGGCCAACCCCGGCACCTTCGAGCGCGATCGCTTTCGCGGCTTCCGGCAGGCCGGGGTCAGCCGCTTGTCCATCGGCGTGCAGAGTTTCGATGACGACAAGCTGAAGGCGCTCGGCCGCGTGCACGATCGGGCCCAGGCCCGGGCGGCAATCGAAGAGGCCCAGCAGAATTTCGACACCTTCAACCTGGACCTGATGTACGCGCTGCCCGGCCAGACGCTGGCGCAGTGCGAGGCCGACCTGCGTGAGGCACTCGCCTTCGCACCGCCCCATCTGTCGGTCTACCACCTGACCCTCGAGCCCAACACCTATTTCGCCAAGTTCCCGCCGGTGGTGCCCGACGACGACACGGCGTCGGACATGCTCGACCTGATCACCCGGCTGACCGGCGAGGCGGGCATGTCGCGCTATGAAGTGTCGGCCTACGCCAAGCCCGGGCACGCCTGCGAGCACAACCTCAACTACTGGCGTTTTGGCGACTACCTCGGCATCGGAGCGGGCGCTCACAGCAAGCTCAGCTTCCCGCACCGGGTGATCCGGCAGGTGCGCTTCCGCGAGCCGGCGCGCTACATGGACGCAGCACTGGCGGGCAGCGCCGTGGCGCAGGACGACGAGGTGCCACGTCGCGAACTGCCGTTCGAATTCATGCTCAATGCCTTGCGCCTGCGCGAGGGTTTCGAGCTGCCGCGTTTCACCGAACGCACCGGCTTGCCCCTGTCGGCGATACAGGGCGGGCTGGACGAGGCCGAGCGACGCGGCTTGATCGAGCGCGAGGGCAACAGCGTGCGCCCCAGCGAGCGGGGATTCGACTTCCTCAGCGACCTGCAGGCACTGTTCCTGGCCGACCGTTGA
- the rdgB gene encoding RdgB/HAM1 family non-canonical purine NTP pyrophosphatase, which yields MTTSRVVLASNNAKKLVELQALFAPLGVALVSQGSLGIPEAEEPHPTFVENALAKARHAAQAANGAALADDSGLCVDALGGAPGVLSARYATLFGGPKDDAENNRTLLARLGDTAQRRARFVCVLVAVRSAQDPEPLIAMGRWEGEILSELRGHAGFGYDPLMFIPTLGKTVAELSADDKNRLSHRAQAAEQLRRQMQEVWQLG from the coding sequence ATGACGACCTCTCGGGTGGTGCTGGCGTCCAACAACGCCAAGAAGCTGGTGGAGCTGCAGGCCCTGTTCGCACCGTTGGGTGTCGCCCTGGTGAGTCAGGGCTCGCTGGGCATTCCCGAGGCGGAAGAGCCGCATCCAACCTTTGTCGAGAACGCGCTGGCCAAGGCGCGCCATGCTGCGCAGGCGGCAAACGGGGCGGCACTCGCGGACGATTCCGGGCTGTGTGTCGACGCACTGGGGGGCGCGCCCGGCGTGCTGTCTGCGCGCTACGCCACCTTGTTCGGCGGACCGAAGGACGACGCCGAGAACAACCGGACGCTGCTGGCCCGGCTGGGCGACACCGCACAGCGCCGCGCCCGCTTCGTCTGCGTGCTGGTCGCCGTGCGCAGCGCACAAGACCCTGAACCCTTGATTGCGATGGGGCGATGGGAGGGTGAGATCCTGTCAGAACTACGAGGTCACGCCGGCTTCGGCTACGACCCGCTGATGTTCATCCCGACCCTCGGCAAGACGGTGGCCGAGCTCAGCGCCGACGACAAGAACCGCCTCAGCCACCGTGCCCAGGCGGCCGAGCAGTTGCGGCGCCAGATGCAAGAGGTATGGCAGCTTGGCTGA
- the rph gene encoding ribonuclease PH: MTTIIRSQGRAPDALRPVRLTRHYTKHAEGSVLIEFGDTKVLCTASIEERVPPHKKGSGEGWVTAEYGMLPRATHSRSDREAARGKQTGRTQEIQRLIGRSMRSVFDLATLGERTLQLDCDVIQADGGTRTAAITGAWVAAHDAVSTLLARGAIGRSPLRDAVAAVSVGIVQGVPLLDLEYTEDAACGTDMNVVMTGAGGFVEIQGTAEGAPFSRAEMDALLALADKGIRELLAAQRQALGL, from the coding sequence ATGACCACCATCATCCGCAGCCAGGGCCGCGCGCCCGATGCTTTGCGCCCGGTGCGCCTGACCCGCCACTACACCAAGCACGCCGAAGGATCGGTCCTGATCGAGTTCGGCGATACCAAGGTCTTGTGCACGGCGTCGATCGAAGAACGGGTGCCCCCGCACAAGAAGGGCAGCGGCGAGGGCTGGGTCACCGCGGAGTACGGCATGCTGCCGCGCGCCACCCACAGCCGCAGCGACCGCGAGGCCGCGCGAGGCAAGCAGACCGGCCGCACGCAGGAGATCCAGCGGCTGATCGGCCGCTCGATGCGCAGCGTGTTCGACCTGGCCACGCTCGGCGAACGCACCCTCCAGCTCGATTGCGACGTGATCCAGGCCGACGGCGGCACGCGCACGGCCGCGATCACCGGCGCCTGGGTCGCGGCCCACGATGCCGTTTCGACCTTGCTCGCCCGTGGCGCGATCGGCAGGTCGCCGCTGCGCGACGCCGTCGCGGCGGTGTCGGTCGGCATCGTGCAGGGCGTGCCCTTGCTCGACCTCGAGTACACCGAAGACGCCGCTTGTGGCACCGACATGAACGTGGTGATGACGGGGGCCGGCGGGTTTGTCGAGATCCAAGGCACGGCCGAAGGGGCGCCCTTTTCGCGTGCCGAAATGGACGCCTTGCTGGCGTTGGCCGACAAAGGCATCCGCGAGCTGTTGGCAGCGCAGCGCCAGGCGCTGGGATTGTGA
- a CDS encoding PP2C family protein-serine/threonine phosphatase, with protein MRFSVYQVSRKGGREKNEDRMGYCYTRDSGLFALADGMGGHPEGEVASQVALQTMAALFQRDAKPMLRDPLRFLHDAIIAGHHQLLRYATEKALIDTPRTTVVACVLQNGAAYWAHCGDSRLYFVRGDKLIARTRDHSYSELQETLNGVVPLGERFNRNVLFTCLGSPGKPVVDTVGPMLMQSGDRVLLCSDGLWGSVPDQVIADQLATRPISDAVPELVEQALRRAGSKSDNVTVLAVEWESSEDYDSTKAISTQTLGEEVFASTIQASVLGQEPDELDEAEIERSIREINEAIKRSSQKKT; from the coding sequence ATGAGGTTTTCGGTATATCAAGTGAGCCGCAAGGGCGGGCGCGAAAAGAACGAGGATCGGATGGGGTATTGCTATACCCGCGATTCCGGCCTGTTCGCCCTGGCCGATGGCATGGGCGGCCACCCCGAAGGCGAAGTGGCGTCGCAGGTGGCGCTGCAGACCATGGCGGCCTTGTTCCAGCGCGACGCCAAGCCGATGCTGCGCGACCCCTTGCGTTTCCTGCACGACGCCATCATCGCCGGCCACCATCAGCTGCTGCGCTATGCCACCGAGAAAGCGCTGATCGACACGCCGCGCACCACCGTGGTCGCCTGCGTGCTGCAGAACGGGGCCGCCTACTGGGCGCACTGCGGCGACTCGCGGCTGTACTTCGTGCGCGGCGACAAGCTGATCGCCCGCACCCGCGACCATTCCTATTCCGAGTTGCAGGAAACGCTGAACGGTGTCGTGCCGCTCGGCGAACGTTTCAACCGCAACGTGCTGTTCACCTGTCTCGGCAGCCCGGGCAAACCGGTGGTCGACACGGTGGGGCCGATGCTGATGCAATCGGGCGACCGCGTGCTGTTGTGCTCGGACGGCCTGTGGGGCAGCGTGCCCGACCAGGTCATCGCCGACCAGCTGGCGACCCGGCCGATCTCCGACGCGGTGCCCGAACTGGTCGAGCAGGCGTTGCGACGCGCCGGCAGCAAGAGCGACAACGTCACCGTGCTCGCCGTCGAGTGGGAGTCTTCCGAAGACTACGACTCGACGAAGGCCATCTCGACGCAGACGCTGGGCGAAGAGGTGTTCGCCTCGACAATCCAGGCCAGCGTGCTGGGCCAGGAGCCCGACGAACTCGACGAAGCCGAGATCGAACGCTCGATCCGCGAGATCAACGAAGCGATCAAACGGTCTTCGCAGAAGAAGACCTGA
- a CDS encoding serine/threonine protein kinase, translating into MSKPKPSPLPPGTVVGGYQIIKKLAAGGFGVVYLAEDQDKRLVALKEYLPSSLAERSPGELAPRVKPEKQPLYRLGLKSFFEEGRSLAQISHPSVVSVLNFFRENETVYMVMNYLQGDTLQDFIVTARELKRDKVFRESTIRSLFDEILRGLRIVHQHKMLHLDIKPANIFITNDNKAVLLDFGAAREVLSKEGNFIRPMYTPGFAAPEMYRRDGTLGPWTDIYAIGACIYACMQGYPPNDAPQRIEKDRLTLSLSRLRNIYSDNLIEVTEWCMALDPLSRPQSVFALQKELARETERRYTKLSFSERLKLQLENLKGGKQA; encoded by the coding sequence ATGTCAAAGCCCAAACCGTCCCCGCTGCCACCCGGCACCGTGGTAGGCGGTTATCAGATCATCAAGAAGCTGGCGGCCGGTGGCTTTGGCGTCGTCTATCTTGCCGAAGACCAGGACAAGCGCCTGGTCGCGTTGAAGGAATACCTGCCCTCGTCGCTCGCCGAGCGCTCGCCGGGTGAACTGGCGCCGCGGGTGAAGCCCGAGAAGCAGCCGCTCTACCGGTTGGGCCTCAAAAGCTTCTTCGAAGAAGGCCGGTCTCTTGCCCAGATCTCGCATCCGAGCGTCGTTTCGGTACTGAATTTTTTCCGCGAGAACGAAACCGTCTACATGGTGATGAACTACCTGCAGGGCGACACCCTGCAGGACTTCATCGTCACGGCGCGCGAGCTCAAGCGCGACAAGGTGTTCCGCGAGTCGACCATCCGGTCCTTGTTCGACGAGATCCTGCGCGGGCTGCGGATCGTCCACCAGCACAAGATGCTGCACCTGGACATCAAGCCGGCCAACATCTTCATCACCAACGACAACAAGGCGGTGCTGCTCGACTTCGGCGCCGCGCGCGAGGTGTTGAGCAAAGAGGGCAATTTCATCCGGCCCATGTACACGCCGGGTTTCGCGGCCCCCGAGATGTACCGTCGCGACGGCACGCTGGGCCCCTGGACCGACATCTACGCGATCGGCGCCTGCATCTACGCCTGCATGCAAGGGTATCCGCCCAACGACGCGCCGCAGCGCATCGAAAAAGACCGACTGACCCTGTCGCTCTCGCGCTTACGCAACATCTATTCCGACAACCTCATCGAGGTCACGGAGTGGTGCATGGCGCTCGACCCGCTGTCGCGGCCGCAGAGCGTGTTTGCATTGCAAAAAGAACTGGCGCGCGAGACTGAACGGCGTTACACGAAGCTGAGCTTCAGCGAGCGTCTCAAGTTGCAGCTTGAGAACCTCAAGGGCGGCAAGCAGGCTTGA
- a CDS encoding YicC/YloC family endoribonuclease, with amino-acid sequence MAVYSMTGYASAASPSPVAPATPGEPAVLREPGAAGATVTVELRSVNSRFLDLAFRMPDDLRAIEPALRELLTATFRRGKIELRLNAQRETDSALPQPQADQLNRLAGLEAAVQSWLPKAQPLSVNEILQWCRGSAPNEKLDESALAATRQCITGLVEARAREGERLVGILMERITKLRELAAQAAPLVPQVVEKQQQRFLERWQQALDTAGAAQSMSADALRERALSEAASYAIRIDVAEELSRLNAHLEEIARLLKAGGEIGKRLDFLIQELHREANTLGSKASALELTQISVEMKVLIEQMREQVQNIE; translated from the coding sequence ATGGCAGTTTACAGCATGACCGGGTATGCGAGCGCGGCCTCGCCTTCCCCGGTAGCCCCGGCGACGCCGGGGGAGCCAGCGGTTCTGCGGGAGCCCGGCGCCGCCGGGGCGACCGTGACGGTCGAACTGCGCTCGGTCAACAGCCGCTTCCTCGACCTGGCGTTCCGCATGCCGGACGACCTGCGCGCGATCGAGCCGGCGCTGCGCGAACTGCTGACGGCCACCTTCCGGCGCGGCAAGATCGAGTTGCGCCTGAACGCCCAGCGCGAGACCGACAGCGCCCTGCCCCAGCCGCAGGCCGACCAGCTGAACCGGCTGGCAGGACTGGAGGCCGCGGTGCAGAGCTGGCTGCCGAAGGCGCAGCCGCTGTCGGTCAACGAAATCCTGCAGTGGTGCCGCGGCTCGGCGCCGAACGAAAAGCTCGACGAATCAGCGCTGGCGGCGACGCGACAGTGCATCACCGGGCTGGTCGAGGCGCGCGCCCGCGAAGGCGAGCGGCTGGTCGGCATCCTGATGGAGCGCATCACCAAGCTTCGCGAGTTGGCGGCGCAGGCGGCGCCCTTGGTGCCGCAGGTGGTCGAGAAGCAGCAGCAACGCTTTCTGGAACGCTGGCAGCAGGCGCTCGACACGGCGGGCGCGGCGCAAAGCATGAGCGCTGACGCACTGCGCGAGCGAGCGCTGAGCGAGGCGGCGTCCTATGCCATCCGGATCGACGTGGCCGAGGAGCTGTCGCGACTGAACGCCCATCTGGAAGAGATCGCCCGGCTGTTGAAGGCCGGCGGGGAAATCGGCAAACGGCTCGACTTCCTGATCCAGGAACTGCACCGGGAAGCCAACACGCTGGGCTCGAAGGCCTCGGCGCTCGAACTGACCCAGATCTCGGTGGAGATGAAGGTGCTGATCGAGCAGATGCGCGAACAGGTGCAGAACATCGAATAG
- the gmk gene encoding guanylate kinase translates to MEYPGNLFVVAAPSGAGKSSLVKALLELDSHLVVSISHTTRPPRGQEQDGREYWFIEPAEFRAMVERGDFFEWAEVHGNLYGTSRAAIESRMAGGEDVVLEIDWQGALQIKQLFPHAVLIFILPPSFEELLQRLRRRGEDGDDVIETRMSNARIEVDQARHFDFVIINALFETALFDLKAIVHAQRLKYAAQRRSKKAVFDALGLN, encoded by the coding sequence ATGGAATACCCGGGCAATCTTTTTGTCGTGGCGGCGCCGAGCGGCGCCGGCAAGTCCAGCCTGGTCAAGGCGCTGCTGGAACTCGACTCCCACCTGGTCGTGTCGATCTCGCACACCACCCGCCCACCACGCGGGCAGGAGCAGGACGGCCGCGAATATTGGTTCATCGAGCCGGCCGAGTTCCGCGCGATGGTGGAACGCGGCGATTTCTTCGAGTGGGCCGAGGTGCACGGCAATCTCTACGGCACCTCACGCGCCGCGATCGAGTCGCGCATGGCAGGCGGCGAAGACGTGGTGCTTGAAATCGACTGGCAGGGGGCGCTGCAGATCAAGCAGCTGTTCCCGCATGCGGTGCTGATTTTCATCCTGCCGCCGAGCTTCGAGGAGTTGTTACAGCGGCTGCGTCGGCGCGGCGAAGACGGCGACGACGTGATCGAGACCCGCATGTCCAACGCCCGCATCGAGGTGGACCAGGCCCGCCACTTCGACTTCGTTATAATCAACGCTTTGTTCGAGACGGCGCTGTTCGACCTGAAGGCGATCGTCCATGCGCAGCGGCTCAAGTACGCGGCGCAACGTCGAAGCAAAAAAGCGGTGTTCGACGCGCTCGGCCTCAACTGA
- the rpoZ gene encoding DNA-directed RNA polymerase subunit omega — protein sequence MARITVEDCLQRIPNRFQLVLAATYRARMLSQGHAPKIESKNKPGVTALREIAAGEVGVEMLRKVPL from the coding sequence ATGGCCCGCATCACCGTTGAAGACTGCCTGCAGAGAATCCCGAACCGCTTCCAGCTGGTGCTCGCCGCGACCTACCGCGCACGCATGCTGAGCCAGGGCCATGCGCCCAAGATCGAATCGAAGAACAAGCCCGGCGTGACCGCCCTGCGCGAGATCGCCGCCGGTGAAGTCGGCGTCGAGATGCTGCGCAAGGTGCCGCTCTGA